In the genome of Rhodoplanes sp. Z2-YC6860, one region contains:
- a CDS encoding M24 family metallopeptidase, translated as MAGNGLSERLQTPISTAELERRWGLTRAAMKREGIDVLLMQNNNDHMGGYVKWFTDMPATNGYPQTVVFPADDEMTVVCQGPFNGDGRPPGDTWRGVKRMLTTPSYESAHYTQSYDPELAAKALQPYARATIGFVGIYQMSFAMGDFIMKKFSSARYADASEMVDRIKVIKSAEELELVRRAAIMQDGAMKAAFAAIKPGMRDTEVAAVAVHYSQVHGSENGIYLCASAPPGTAAKFGQRHVQNRTIKKGDAFALLVEDSGPGGMYTELGRSCVLGKVPQQMKDELEMVKEGRKLTLDMLVPGTPCKDIWEAFNAFMRKHGRPEEARLYCHGQGYDLVERPLIRNDEPWTIQKDMNIVVHPTYAHGGYLNWLCDNYIIGGNGPGDRIHQFPEEIIEIDV; from the coding sequence ATGGCTGGCAACGGTTTGAGCGAGCGACTGCAGACGCCGATTTCGACTGCAGAACTCGAGCGCCGCTGGGGTCTGACCCGCGCGGCGATGAAGCGCGAAGGCATCGACGTTCTGCTGATGCAGAACAACAACGATCACATGGGCGGCTACGTCAAATGGTTCACCGACATGCCGGCGACCAACGGCTATCCGCAAACGGTCGTCTTCCCGGCTGACGACGAGATGACGGTGGTTTGCCAGGGCCCGTTCAACGGCGATGGCCGGCCGCCGGGCGACACCTGGCGCGGCGTGAAGCGGATGCTGACCACGCCGAGCTACGAGTCGGCGCATTATACCCAGAGTTACGACCCGGAACTCGCCGCCAAGGCGCTGCAGCCTTACGCGCGCGCCACCATCGGCTTTGTCGGCATCTATCAGATGTCGTTCGCCATGGGCGACTTCATCATGAAGAAGTTCTCGTCGGCGCGTTATGCCGACGCGAGCGAAATGGTCGATCGCATCAAAGTGATCAAGAGCGCCGAGGAACTCGAGCTCGTTCGTCGCGCCGCGATCATGCAGGACGGCGCCATGAAGGCGGCCTTCGCGGCGATCAAGCCCGGCATGCGTGACACGGAGGTCGCCGCCGTCGCGGTGCATTACAGCCAGGTCCACGGCAGCGAGAACGGCATCTATCTCTGCGCTTCGGCACCGCCCGGCACGGCGGCCAAGTTCGGTCAGCGCCACGTGCAGAACCGCACCATCAAGAAGGGCGACGCTTTTGCGCTGCTGGTCGAGGATTCCGGCCCCGGCGGCATGTACACCGAGCTTGGCCGGAGCTGCGTGCTCGGCAAGGTGCCGCAGCAGATGAAAGATGAGCTCGAGATGGTGAAGGAGGGGCGCAAGCTCACCCTCGACATGCTCGTGCCCGGCACGCCCTGCAAGGACATCTGGGAGGCGTTTAACGCCTTCATGCGCAAGCACGGCCGGCCCGAAGAGGCTCGGCTTTATTGCCACGGCCAGGGCTACGACCTGGTCGAACGGCCGCTCATCCGAAACGACGAGCCCTGGACCATCCAGAAAGACATGAACATCGTCGTGCACCCCACCTACGCTCACGGCGGCTATCTCAACTGGCTGTGCGATAACTACATCATCGGTGGCAACGGGCCGGGCGACCGCATCCATCAGTTCCCGGAAGAGATCATCGAGATCGACGTCTGA
- a CDS encoding tripartite tricarboxylate transporter TctB family protein: MSATALAPLRAVFRVETMACGAKAQEQQHRTGEVRAGGSVLALERVRREASFFAHMFKHRRDFCAGGLMILFGLIPAVNGPNYHIGTLTRMGPGFMPTVLGVILIILGVMIAATATVEAAVEGETHGEASDDNLLPPHPQWLAWLCILSGPFLFIVFGTIGGMAPGTFACVFVSGLGDKDMNWKRALILASVVTIFGVALFHYLLQIPMPVLEWKSPLQVWWR; this comes from the coding sequence TTGAGCGCTACGGCTCTTGCACCGCTTCGCGCTGTGTTTCGCGTCGAGACAATGGCGTGTGGGGCGAAGGCGCAAGAACAACAACATCGCACCGGAGAGGTCCGGGCGGGAGGTAGCGTTTTGGCCTTAGAACGCGTACGGCGCGAAGCGAGTTTCTTTGCGCATATGTTCAAGCACCGCCGTGATTTCTGCGCGGGCGGCCTCATGATTTTGTTCGGCCTTATCCCTGCGGTGAACGGCCCGAACTATCACATCGGAACACTGACGCGCATGGGCCCAGGCTTCATGCCGACCGTGCTGGGCGTCATTCTCATTATCCTTGGCGTGATGATCGCGGCCACCGCAACCGTCGAAGCGGCGGTGGAAGGCGAGACGCACGGCGAGGCCAGCGACGACAACCTGTTGCCTCCGCATCCGCAGTGGCTCGCCTGGCTCTGTATCCTGTCAGGGCCGTTCCTGTTCATTGTGTTCGGCACCATCGGTGGTATGGCACCGGGGACCTTCGCCTGCGTCTTTGTTTCCGGGTTGGGCGACAAAGACATGAACTGGAAAAGGGCGCTCATCCTCGCCTCGGTGGTGACGATATTCGGCGTCGCCCTGTTCCACTATCTGCTTCAGATTCCGATGCCGGTCCTCGAGTGGAAGTCGCCACTCCAAGTGTGGTGGCGTTAA
- a CDS encoding tripartite tricarboxylate transporter permease: METALTDLWYGFTVAIEPHNLMYCFLGVLIGNMVGVLPGMGPLATISILLPLTFGIKPVGAILMLSGIFYGSQYGGAICSILLNLPCHPPHAVTCLDGFPMTKQGRGGVALGITVIGSFIGASWGITEMMFLAPLLVTVALKFGPAEVCSLMLLGLLAGSTLARGSPLKGVAMTVLGLVFGLVGSDLETGAERLTFGFTELSDGIELVALALGLFGIAEFMNSVNQASAINTTYSNVKLKDMRPSWAEFKWAFPAMIRGTIVGSLCSLIPGTGPTIASFVAYATEKKVAKNPQDFGKGEIRGVAAPEASTHSSVQGDFIPTMSLGIPGDAVMALLLGALMIQGIVPGPQLIKEHPDIFWGLIASFWIGNILLVLLNVPLISIWVKMLMIPYKYLYPSALFFVCIGVYAANNDFFQVGEVIVIGILGYVLMRLGFQPAPILLGFVLGPRFEENFRRAMLISRGDLMTFIEKPISAFFLALCVILIGAQIFFRLRGSKKDTAAAEAVVDQSLSSPQLQRVNAK; this comes from the coding sequence ATGGAAACCGCTCTCACTGATCTCTGGTACGGGTTTACGGTCGCGATTGAGCCGCACAACCTGATGTACTGCTTCCTCGGCGTGCTGATCGGCAACATGGTCGGCGTGTTGCCGGGCATGGGCCCGCTCGCGACCATCTCGATCCTGTTGCCGCTGACCTTCGGCATCAAGCCGGTTGGCGCCATCCTGATGCTGTCTGGCATCTTCTACGGCTCGCAGTATGGCGGCGCGATCTGCTCCATTCTGCTCAACCTGCCGTGTCATCCGCCGCATGCCGTGACATGTCTCGATGGCTTCCCGATGACGAAGCAGGGGCGCGGCGGTGTCGCGCTCGGCATCACGGTGATCGGGTCGTTCATCGGCGCATCCTGGGGCATCACCGAGATGATGTTCCTTGCGCCGCTTCTGGTCACCGTGGCCTTGAAGTTTGGCCCGGCCGAAGTGTGCTCGCTGATGCTTCTGGGTCTGCTGGCCGGCTCAACGCTCGCACGTGGTTCGCCTCTCAAGGGTGTCGCCATGACGGTGCTCGGACTGGTCTTCGGTCTGGTCGGCTCCGATCTTGAGACGGGCGCCGAACGTCTGACCTTCGGCTTTACCGAGTTGTCCGACGGCATCGAGCTTGTGGCGCTCGCGCTCGGCCTGTTCGGCATCGCCGAGTTCATGAACAGCGTCAATCAGGCGAGCGCGATCAACACCACTTATTCCAACGTCAAGCTCAAGGACATGCGGCCGAGCTGGGCCGAGTTCAAATGGGCGTTCCCGGCCATGATCCGTGGCACCATCGTCGGCAGCCTTTGCTCTCTGATCCCGGGCACCGGTCCGACGATTGCGTCCTTCGTGGCTTACGCGACCGAAAAGAAGGTCGCGAAAAATCCGCAGGACTTCGGCAAGGGCGAGATCCGCGGTGTGGCCGCACCTGAGGCCTCGACGCACTCCTCGGTGCAGGGCGACTTTATTCCCACCATGAGCCTTGGCATCCCGGGCGATGCCGTAATGGCGCTGCTGCTCGGCGCGCTGATGATCCAAGGCATCGTGCCCGGCCCGCAGCTCATCAAAGAGCATCCGGATATCTTCTGGGGCCTGATCGCGAGCTTCTGGATCGGCAACATCCTTCTCGTGCTGCTCAACGTGCCGTTGATCAGCATCTGGGTGAAGATGCTGATGATCCCATACAAGTATCTCTATCCGAGCGCGCTGTTCTTCGTCTGTATCGGTGTCTATGCCGCGAACAACGACTTCTTCCAGGTCGGCGAGGTCATCGTGATCGGCATCCTCGGCTATGTGCTGATGCGGCTCGGCTTCCAGCCGGCGCCGATCCTGCTGGGCTTCGTGCTTGGTCCGAGATTTGAGGAGAACTTCCGGCGCGCCATGCTGATCTCGCGCGGCGACCTGATGACCTTCATCGAGAAGCCGATCAGCGCGTTCTTCCTGGCGCTGTGCGTGATCCTGATCGGCGCGCAGATCTTCTTCCGGTTGCGCGGGTCTAAAAAGGACACGGCCGCTGCCGAGGCCGTGGTCGATCAGTCACTGTCGTCGCCCCAGCTCCAGCGGGTCAACGCCAAGTAG
- a CDS encoding DUF3500 domain-containing protein, which translates to MSADDYHPFVPKPHESKIAGPTAREHAQTRMKNPRAQGLFGKWQEMFNEPFRGITTAGQAIPGLFAVAPEGAPVEAMIGAVNALLARLSPEQKKASCFPVDSPQWRHWQNTELYVEDYGLRLDELNEPLRDAVMAVLRASMSQHGYELSRDVMKLNRFLGDLVGGPAVMGEWSYIFCLFGTPSMAEPWGWQLFGHHLVLNCFVLGRQMVLTPAFWGAEPSYADHGPFKGIRIFQDEERAGLSLMRSLSADQQKRAIVAHSMMGGDLPEGRRHFADNLHLGGAFQDNRIVPYEGLKGSELTALQKRDLMDLVDKYLMSLPDGPRRARLAEVERHLDDTHFCWIGGFSEESPFYYRVQSPVTFIEFDHHAGVFLTNAEPAKFHVHTIVRTPNGNDYGFDLLRQHYKRSPHHRQMQEQQQQQARHEGHGHGHGHHHHHGSGPRRHHHGDGNHHHRHGDDGDA; encoded by the coding sequence ATGAGCGCCGACGACTACCATCCGTTTGTGCCCAAGCCCCACGAATCCAAGATCGCGGGCCCGACCGCACGCGAGCATGCTCAAACGCGCATGAAGAATCCGCGCGCGCAGGGACTGTTCGGCAAATGGCAGGAGATGTTCAACGAGCCGTTCCGGGGGATCACCACGGCGGGGCAAGCCATTCCCGGGCTGTTCGCGGTTGCGCCGGAAGGCGCACCGGTCGAAGCGATGATCGGAGCCGTCAACGCGCTGCTCGCGCGCCTGTCGCCCGAGCAGAAGAAAGCGTCATGCTTCCCGGTCGATTCACCGCAATGGCGACACTGGCAGAACACCGAGCTCTATGTCGAGGATTATGGGCTTCGCCTCGACGAGCTGAACGAGCCGTTGCGCGACGCCGTCATGGCGGTGCTTCGCGCCAGCATGAGCCAGCACGGCTACGAGCTGTCGCGCGACGTGATGAAGCTCAACCGCTTCCTCGGCGATCTCGTCGGCGGGCCTGCGGTGATGGGCGAATGGAGCTACATCTTCTGCCTGTTCGGCACGCCTTCGATGGCCGAGCCTTGGGGCTGGCAGCTGTTCGGCCACCATCTGGTGCTGAACTGCTTCGTGCTCGGCCGGCAGATGGTGTTGACGCCGGCGTTCTGGGGCGCCGAGCCGTCTTACGCCGACCACGGACCGTTCAAGGGCATTCGCATCTTCCAGGACGAGGAACGCGCAGGCCTCAGCCTGATGCGCTCGCTCTCGGCCGATCAGCAGAAGCGCGCCATCGTCGCGCATTCGATGATGGGCGGCGATCTGCCCGAGGGCCGGCGGCACTTCGCCGACAACCTGCATCTCGGCGGCGCGTTCCAGGACAATCGCATCGTGCCCTATGAGGGGCTCAAGGGCAGCGAACTCACCGCGTTGCAGAAGCGCGACCTGATGGACCTCGTCGACAAATACCTGATGTCGCTGCCCGACGGCCCGCGGCGGGCGCGCCTCGCCGAGGTGGAGCGGCATCTCGACGACACGCACTTCTGCTGGATCGGCGGCTTCAGCGAAGAGAGCCCGTTCTATTACCGGGTGCAAAGCCCAGTGACCTTCATCGAGTTCGACCACCACGCCGGCGTGTTCTTGACCAATGCGGAGCCGGCCAAATTCCACGTCCACACCATCGTGCGCACGCCGAACGGCAACGATTACGGCTTCGATCTCTTACGCCAGCACTACAAGCGTTCGCCGCATCACCGGCAGATGCAAGAGCAGCAACAGCAGCAGGCCAGGCACGAAGGGCACGGCCACGGCCACGGCCATCATCACCACCATGGATCCGGTCCGCGCCGGCATCACCACGGCGACGGCAATCACCATCATCGCCATGGCGATGATGGTGACGCGTGA
- a CDS encoding isochorismatase family protein, which yields MAKRIAADRCCGAIIDVQEFFLMQLEARQRSAIEANTVNLVRLLGYFRIPMIATLERPLEMKGSLPEPVEETLRDMPSSLAARFEKDFFDLTKEPKIKSHLAKLKKKQAIVAGCETDVCVLQSCLGLIGLGYEVFAVEETLFSSARDVEAAKTRLRAEGVVFLSYKTLYFELLEAVGASRHADKIIKAFGPFPDDLPEAAVD from the coding sequence ATGGCGAAGCGGATCGCCGCCGACCGATGTTGCGGCGCCATCATCGACGTGCAGGAATTCTTCCTGATGCAGCTCGAAGCGCGGCAGCGCAGCGCAATCGAGGCCAACACGGTGAATCTCGTCCGGCTGCTCGGCTATTTCCGGATTCCGATGATCGCCACTTTGGAACGGCCGCTTGAGATGAAAGGCTCGTTGCCGGAGCCGGTCGAGGAAACCCTTCGGGATATGCCGTCCAGCCTTGCCGCGCGCTTCGAGAAGGATTTCTTCGATCTCACCAAGGAGCCGAAGATCAAAAGTCATCTCGCCAAGCTCAAGAAGAAGCAGGCGATCGTTGCGGGCTGCGAGACCGACGTCTGCGTCCTGCAATCCTGCCTCGGCCTGATCGGTCTCGGCTATGAGGTCTTCGCGGTCGAGGAAACGCTGTTCTCCTCGGCGCGCGATGTCGAGGCCGCCAAGACGCGGCTGCGCGCCGAGGGCGTGGTGTTCCTGTCCTACAAGACGCTGTATTTCGAGCTGCTCGAAGCGGTCGGCGCGAGCCGCCACGCCGACAAGATCATCAAGGCCTTCGGGCCGTTCCCGGACGACCTGCCGGAAGCAGCGGTCGACTGA
- a CDS encoding Bug family tripartite tricarboxylate transporter substrate binding protein produces MKSTRRRFLQLASSAALVPAAPYVARAQGGYPNHPVRIIVGQAAGSSSDITARLIGQWLSEKLNGQFIVEVRPGATGNIATDFVAHAPGDGYTLLLLNAQNTINATLYEKPSFDFQRDIVPVAGVDRVTLVMEVNPSFPAKTVAEFIAYAKANPGKVNMASAGIGGPQHAAGEMFKYLAGVDMVHVPYRGSTPAVTDLLGGQVQVMFDVTPTSVPQIKNGKLRALGVSTPTRIAALPDVPPIAETVKGYEASAWVGIGAPRGTPAEIVALLNKQITASLSDDTIKKRLGDLGADPLPPMSPADFAKFVSDDVARWAKVIKATGMKPG; encoded by the coding sequence ATGAAATCAACGCGCCGCAGGTTCCTGCAACTGGCTTCGTCGGCAGCACTCGTGCCCGCTGCGCCTTACGTGGCCCGCGCGCAGGGTGGCTATCCCAACCACCCGGTGCGGATCATCGTCGGCCAGGCGGCCGGCAGTTCATCCGACATCACGGCGCGGTTGATAGGCCAATGGCTGTCCGAAAAGCTCAACGGACAATTCATCGTCGAGGTGCGGCCAGGCGCCACCGGCAATATCGCGACCGACTTCGTCGCTCACGCGCCCGGTGACGGCTACACGTTGCTGCTGCTGAATGCGCAGAACACCATCAACGCCACGCTCTACGAGAAGCCCAGCTTCGACTTCCAACGCGACATCGTTCCCGTCGCAGGCGTCGACCGCGTCACGCTGGTGATGGAGGTCAATCCGTCATTCCCGGCCAAGACCGTGGCCGAGTTCATCGCTTATGCCAAAGCCAATCCCGGCAAGGTCAACATGGCCTCGGCCGGCATCGGCGGACCGCAGCATGCCGCCGGCGAGATGTTCAAGTACCTCGCCGGCGTTGACATGGTGCACGTGCCCTATCGCGGGTCGACACCTGCCGTGACCGACCTGCTCGGAGGCCAGGTGCAGGTCATGTTCGACGTCACGCCGACCTCCGTGCCGCAGATCAAGAACGGCAAGCTGCGCGCGCTCGGCGTGTCGACGCCGACGCGCATTGCAGCGCTGCCGGATGTGCCGCCGATCGCCGAAACCGTGAAGGGCTACGAGGCCAGCGCGTGGGTCGGCATCGGCGCGCCGCGCGGGACGCCTGCCGAAATCGTGGCTCTGCTCAACAAGCAGATCACGGCTTCGCTCAGCGACGACACCATCAAGAAGCGCCTGGGCGATCTCGGCGCCGACCCGCTGCCGCCGATGTCGCCGGCGGATTTCGCGAAGTTCGTCTCCGACGACGTCGCGCGCTGGGCGAAGGTGATCAAAGCGACGGGCATGAAACCGGGATAG
- a CDS encoding LLM class flavin-dependent oxidoreductase, giving the protein MALEFGIFDHVDRHDLPLQDFYEDRLKLIEAYDRAGIYGYHCAEHHSTPLGMAPSPSVYLAAIAQRTKRLNFGPLVYTLALYHPLRLAEEICMLDQMSRGRFLLGIGKGISPIEVGYYGIDYKNADKMFGESFAIIKQALTQKTVDFGGEFFRFKNVPMELEPYRKPHPPLWYGVVNPDSAERAAKAGMNIISNSTAGLVKAKVARYSAAYQAKPGTEAPKFGMNRYMVLAETEDKALEIGRRAYKRWWSSFMALWHKHGIPPTNVNYPPEIDGQIADGRAIVGTPAKALELLRAQLAESGANYLVCRFAFGDLSLAESLRSLELFQRHVMPGLRESVAVAAE; this is encoded by the coding sequence ATGGCCTTGGAGTTCGGAATTTTCGACCACGTCGACCGGCACGACCTGCCGCTGCAGGACTTCTACGAAGACCGGCTGAAACTGATCGAGGCCTACGACCGCGCCGGCATCTACGGCTATCACTGCGCCGAGCATCATTCGACGCCGCTCGGCATGGCCCCCTCGCCCAGCGTCTATCTCGCGGCCATCGCCCAACGCACCAAGCGGCTCAACTTCGGCCCGCTGGTCTATACGCTTGCGCTCTACCATCCGCTGCGGCTTGCGGAAGAAATCTGCATGCTCGACCAGATGAGCCGAGGCCGCTTCCTGCTCGGCATCGGCAAGGGCATCTCGCCCATTGAAGTGGGCTACTACGGCATCGACTACAAGAACGCCGACAAGATGTTCGGCGAATCTTTCGCGATCATCAAGCAGGCGCTCACGCAGAAGACCGTCGATTTCGGGGGCGAGTTCTTCCGCTTCAAGAATGTGCCGATGGAGCTCGAGCCCTACCGCAAGCCGCATCCGCCGCTGTGGTATGGCGTGGTCAATCCGGACAGCGCCGAGCGCGCTGCCAAGGCCGGCATGAACATCATCAGCAATTCCACGGCCGGGCTGGTGAAGGCCAAGGTCGCGCGCTACAGCGCGGCGTATCAGGCCAAGCCCGGCACCGAAGCGCCGAAGTTCGGCATGAACCGCTATATGGTTCTGGCTGAGACCGAGGACAAAGCGCTGGAGATCGGCCGCCGCGCTTACAAGCGCTGGTGGTCGAGCTTCATGGCGCTGTGGCACAAGCACGGCATTCCGCCGACCAATGTGAACTACCCGCCGGAGATCGACGGCCAGATCGCCGATGGCCGCGCCATCGTCGGCACACCGGCCAAGGCGCTGGAATTGCTGCGCGCGCAATTGGCCGAGTCCGGCGCGAATTATCTGGTCTGCCGCTTCGCGTTCGGCGATCTATCGCTTGCCGAATCGCTCCGCTCGCTCGAACTGTTCCAGCGCCACGTGATGCCGGGCCTGCGCGAAAGCGTCGCGGTCGCCGCGGAATAA
- a CDS encoding acyl-CoA dehydrogenase family protein, whose product MTRPDCWYNMPQRREETREMHIELPEELRLLKETVRNFVDRELIPIEMTSMAGADMRPEIRAPLEEKAKKLGLWHLDVPQEHGGQGLDLLGMVVVWEEIARTIAMPPRGPSVFGPDIRHVLFTLNDAQKEKYLFPVLRGEKKTAFAQSEPDAGSDPGAMRTTAVRKGDHYVINGYKRWITGAASADFFQLVAATDRSKGSRGGLSMFLVDADAPGFQIVRKTPTMMGDEPCELALDDVKVPVENMIGAEGDGMKSAQKWITAGRLYQACRGLGVAQRALELMISYAQQRVTFGAPLAERQAVQFMIADSYTEHHMTQLMVYQLAARTDAGVAARHESYMAKIAGTELGFRVADRCMQIHGGMGLATEMPISKMWRDARSFMITEGPVEVMRMVLAREIFRGRG is encoded by the coding sequence GTGACACGTCCGGATTGCTGGTACAACATGCCGCAACGTCGCGAGGAGACGCGTGAGATGCATATCGAACTGCCCGAGGAGCTGCGCCTTCTCAAAGAAACCGTGCGCAACTTTGTCGATCGCGAGCTGATCCCGATCGAGATGACGTCGATGGCCGGCGCCGACATGCGGCCGGAGATCCGCGCGCCGCTCGAAGAGAAGGCCAAGAAGCTCGGGCTGTGGCATCTCGACGTGCCGCAGGAGCATGGTGGCCAGGGCCTCGATCTCCTCGGCATGGTCGTGGTCTGGGAGGAGATCGCTCGCACCATCGCAATGCCGCCGCGCGGGCCAAGCGTGTTCGGCCCCGATATCCGGCACGTGCTGTTCACGCTGAATGACGCGCAGAAGGAGAAGTATCTGTTCCCGGTGCTGCGCGGTGAGAAGAAGACCGCCTTCGCGCAGTCGGAGCCCGATGCTGGCTCCGACCCCGGTGCGATGCGCACCACCGCGGTGCGCAAGGGCGACCACTACGTCATCAACGGTTACAAGCGCTGGATCACCGGCGCGGCCAGCGCGGATTTTTTCCAACTCGTCGCCGCGACCGATCGCAGCAAAGGCAGCCGCGGCGGGCTGTCGATGTTTCTGGTCGACGCCGACGCGCCCGGTTTCCAGATCGTCCGCAAGACGCCGACCATGATGGGAGACGAGCCCTGCGAGCTCGCGCTCGACGACGTGAAGGTGCCGGTCGAGAACATGATCGGCGCCGAAGGCGACGGCATGAAGTCGGCGCAGAAGTGGATCACGGCCGGCAGGCTTTATCAGGCCTGCCGCGGGCTCGGCGTGGCGCAGCGTGCGCTCGAGCTGATGATCAGCTACGCGCAGCAGCGCGTGACGTTCGGCGCGCCGCTCGCCGAGCGGCAGGCCGTGCAGTTCATGATCGCCGACAGCTACACCGAGCATCATATGACACAGCTGATGGTCTATCAGCTCGCGGCGCGCACCGACGCAGGCGTCGCGGCGCGGCACGAAAGCTACATGGCGAAGATCGCCGGCACCGAGCTGGGCTTCCGCGTCGCCGACCGCTGCATGCAGATCCACGGCGGTATGGGGCTTGCGACCGAGATGCCGATCTCCAAGATGTGGCGCGATGCACGCAGCTTCATGATCACCGAGGGCCCGGTCGAGGTGATGCGCATGGTGCTGGCGCGGGAGATTTTCCGGGGCCGGGGCTGA
- a CDS encoding Bug family tripartite tricarboxylate transporter substrate binding protein: MRGLIASLVAGVFALLSAPQVHAQDWPAKPISIVVPFGAGGSADLLARILATHMQAKLGQSVVVDNRPGAGGSIGTGYVVKAAPDGYTLLLGTVSSIAVNAALYPKLPFDVDKDLQPVTQLVSFPNLLIVNPKLPVKNVQELIDYLKKNEGKVNYASSGVGTSGHLSVVMFEQAIGTSMVHIPYKSTGDVVNSMLSGSVDLAIDSMTTVWPHAKQGTVRALGVTTPQRNASAPDVPAIAETVKGFEATAWQGLFAPAGTPKPIVDKVAAEARRIWALPDVQEQLKNAGADSALSESPEAFAAFTRAERVKWGEVVKASGVKIQ; this comes from the coding sequence ATGCGTGGCCTGATTGCGTCGCTTGTTGCCGGCGTATTTGCTTTGCTGTCCGCTCCGCAAGTTCACGCGCAGGACTGGCCGGCCAAGCCGATTTCCATCGTGGTGCCGTTCGGTGCCGGTGGCTCTGCCGATCTGCTAGCGCGAATCCTCGCCACGCACATGCAAGCGAAGCTCGGCCAGAGCGTCGTCGTCGACAATCGCCCCGGCGCAGGCGGCAGCATTGGCACCGGCTACGTCGTGAAGGCCGCGCCGGATGGCTATACGCTGCTGCTTGGCACGGTCAGCTCGATCGCGGTCAACGCGGCGCTCTATCCGAAGCTTCCGTTCGATGTCGACAAGGACCTTCAGCCGGTCACGCAGCTTGTGAGCTTCCCCAATCTGCTGATCGTCAATCCCAAGCTGCCGGTCAAGAACGTGCAGGAGCTGATCGACTACCTGAAAAAGAACGAAGGCAAGGTGAACTACGCTTCGTCCGGCGTGGGCACTTCGGGGCATCTCTCGGTGGTGATGTTCGAGCAGGCGATCGGCACGAGCATGGTTCATATCCCGTACAAATCGACCGGCGACGTGGTCAACAGCATGCTGAGCGGCAGCGTCGATCTCGCAATCGACAGCATGACCACGGTGTGGCCGCACGCAAAGCAGGGAACGGTGCGCGCGCTCGGCGTGACGACGCCGCAGCGGAACGCCTCGGCGCCGGACGTACCGGCCATCGCCGAGACGGTTAAGGGTTTCGAGGCCACCGCCTGGCAGGGTCTGTTCGCACCGGCCGGCACCCCGAAGCCGATTGTCGACAAGGTTGCCGCCGAAGCGCGCCGCATCTGGGCGCTGCCTGATGTTCAGGAGCAGCTCAAGAATGCCGGCGCCGACTCGGCGCTGTCCGAAAGCCCGGAGGCGTTCGCCGCCTTCACCCGCGCCGAGCGCGTGAAGTGGGGCGAGGTCGTCAAGGCATCCGGGGTCAAGATCCAGTAG